Within the Saccharopolyspora gloriosae genome, the region TCGGCGGGCTGACCGACGCCGACTTGGACGAGGTCATCGACGCGGACTGGACACCACCGGTCACCCGCGGCGTCCGCCTGGTGAGCGTGCTCGCCGACGGCCTGCAACACGCAGGCCAAGCCTCTTTCGTCCGCGGTGTCGTTGAGCGGGGGTAGGGGGTCGTTCTGCTCGGGGGGTCGGGTAGCGGAACCTCAGTTGCTTCCTCGCTGCGGGATCTTTTTCCCAAGTGGCTCCGCCACGAGGGAAAAAGCTGTCCTCGCGAGGAAGCAACTGAGAACCCGCCGGTGGTCGGCTTTTTGACGTGGGCTATGTGCTTCGCACATCCAGGCACGGCCTTCGGCCGCAACGAGTCGGCTTCGCCGTGGATGAGCAGAAAGATGCTGGGTGTGGGGTGGGCGGGGTTGGTGCAGGGGGTTCTTGCGCTCGGTCTTGGGCGGGGCGTTAGCGTTCCGCGTTGATCAGGCGGCGGGCGGCTTGGGCGCCGAGGCTGGTTTCGATGTGTTCGCGCATCAGGTCGGCTGCGGCGTCGGCCTCGCCCGCGACCACGCATTCGACCAGCATTCGGTGTTCCTCGTCCTTGTTCGCCCGGGCCTCGGGACCGCGATCGATCTCCAGCGCCAGCCTGCGGTACCGATCGGCCTTGTCCCACAAGCCGTCGAGCGTCTCGATGAGCAGATCGTTGTGCGAGGCGCGGTAGATCGCGCCGTGGAAGCGCCGGTGGTGCAGCAGTTGCCGCTGCTCGGGATCGGTGGGCAACGAGTGCAGACCGGTGGCGGCCGCACGGATCTCCGCGATGTCGGCCTTCGTTCGTCGTTGCGCGGCCAGCGACACGGCCAGCGGATCCAGCGAACGCCGGATTTCGAGCAGATCGCGGGCCTCTTCGGAATTGAGCTCGGTGACCCGCGCGTCGCGGTGCGCGTCCAATTCGACCAGTCGCTCGGCCTTGAGCCTGCGCAGCGCCTCGCGCAGCGGTGTGGTGCTGATGCCGATGGTGCGCGCCAGCGTGGCCTGGTTGAGCACCGAACCCGGCGGGAACTCGCCCGACAGGATCTTGTCGCGGACGCTGGCGTACGCCAGTTCGCTCTTGGTCATCATCGGTGACGACCCTGGTTCGTTCATGCCACACCTCCTGCTCGGCTATAAGCTACCGCGCCGACTCACCCCGCTGACCACCAGGTGAAACCCAGTGGTCCATCACGTTATAAGACCCCTTTCCGAGGCAATTCCCCTGTTAAACGGCGAATCACCAACCTCGGAGACGGTCTTGACTGGATGAGATTATAACCTCCAGGATATCGCCGTCCGCGACTTCCCGAGGAGATTTCATGACCGCACGGCCCATCCCCACGTACCGACTCGGCCTGCTGGAAGGAGACGGGATCGGCGCCGAGATCGTGCCCGCGGCGACCCGCGTCGTCGACGCGGCCCTGGCGGCCGCCGAAGCCCCGGGCGTCGAATGGCTCCCCTTGCCGCTCGGCCGATCCGCGATCGACGAGCACGGCTCGCCGATCCCGGAGTCGACGCTGGAGACGCTGACCGGGCTGGACGCGTGGCTGCTGGGGCCGCACGACAGCGCCGCCTACCCCGAACCGCATCGCTCGCGGCTCAACCCCAGCGGCACCATCCGCACCCGCTTCGCCCTCTACGCCAACATCCGCCCGGCGAAGGCGTTCGAGGGCGCGAAGGCGATGGTGCCCGGCACCGACCTGGTCATCGTCCGGGAGAACACCGAAGGCTTCTACGCCGACCGCAACACCCACGCCGGCACCGGCGAGTTCATGCCGACCCCCGACATCGCCATCGCCCACGGCATCATCACCCGGCCCGCGGTCGAGCGGATCGCCCACACCGCCTTCCAGCTGGCCCAGGGTCGGCGCAAGCGTCTCACGATCGTGCACAAGGCGAACGTGCTGCGGATGACCACCGGACTGTTCCGCGACGTGTGCCGCGAGATCGCCGAGCAGTACCCCGACGTCGCGGTCGACGATCACCACATCGACGCGATGACGGTGCACCTGTTGCGCCGCGCCCCCGACTTCGACGTGCTGGTCACCGAGAACATGTTCGGCGACATCCTCTCCGACCTCACCGGCGAGCTCGCCGGGTCGCTCGGCATCGCCCCTTCGATCAACGCCTCCGACCAGCAGTGCATGGCGCAGGCCGCGCACGGCTCGGCGCCCGACATCGCGGGCCGGGACATCGCCAACCCCATCGCGATGATGCTCTCCAGCTCGATGCTGCTGGAGTGGCTGGGAAACCGGAACGACGACGTGAACCTGCGCCGTGCGGCCGCGCTGCTGGAATCCGGCATCGCCCGCACCGTCGCCGCCGGAACCTGCACCTCGGACATGGGCGGCTCGACCGGTACCGCCGCGTTCGCCGAAGCGGTCGCCGACGCGATCCGCGATGGGGATTCGGCGTGACGACCGGCCTGCTCGTCGCGTTCGTGCACG harbors:
- a CDS encoding GntR family transcriptional regulator; its protein translation is MNEPGSSPMMTKSELAYASVRDKILSGEFPPGSVLNQATLARTIGISTTPLREALRRLKAERLVELDAHRDARVTELNSEEARDLLEIRRSLDPLAVSLAAQRRTKADIAEIRAAATGLHSLPTDPEQRQLLHHRRFHGAIYRASHNDLLIETLDGLWDKADRYRRLALEIDRGPEARANKDEEHRMLVECVVAGEADAAADLMREHIETSLGAQAARRLINAER
- a CDS encoding isocitrate/isopropylmalate dehydrogenase family protein, with the protein product MTARPIPTYRLGLLEGDGIGAEIVPAATRVVDAALAAAEAPGVEWLPLPLGRSAIDEHGSPIPESTLETLTGLDAWLLGPHDSAAYPEPHRSRLNPSGTIRTRFALYANIRPAKAFEGAKAMVPGTDLVIVRENTEGFYADRNTHAGTGEFMPTPDIAIAHGIITRPAVERIAHTAFQLAQGRRKRLTIVHKANVLRMTTGLFRDVCREIAEQYPDVAVDDHHIDAMTVHLLRRAPDFDVLVTENMFGDILSDLTGELAGSLGIAPSINASDQQCMAQAAHGSAPDIAGRDIANPIAMMLSSSMLLEWLGNRNDDVNLRRAAALLESGIARTVAAGTCTSDMGGSTGTAAFAEAVADAIRDGDSA